A genomic window from Streptomyces sp. NBC_00234 includes:
- a CDS encoding winged helix DNA-binding domain-containing protein, which produces MKITARELNRATLGRQLLLERQALSVPEAFRRVVAVQAQFAASPYVALWNRLTDFAADDLDAGFADRAVVKATLMRITLHAVHADDYQAFREAMQATLYGSRLGFRFSASGLTPADGDALVPELLSFADRARTAAELKAWLEERLGADKQPEAWWGLKAYAPLHHVPTGGPWSFATRSSFVAARTGPVPSGRQGAGQALQALVLRYLDGFGPASVADVAQFAMVQRTPVREALDALGDSVERFEGPEGVVLFDTPGALRPPEDTPAPPRLMAMWDSTLLAYADRSRMIPPSYRRLVIRNNGDVLPTLLVDGYVAGVWRAVDGGIEATAFHELPASVWEALAAEARSLSALLADRDPLVYGRYHHWWAKLPEARTRLLPA; this is translated from the coding sequence GTGAAGATCACCGCGCGCGAGCTCAACCGCGCCACTCTGGGCCGTCAGTTGCTCCTGGAACGGCAGGCGCTGAGCGTCCCCGAGGCGTTCCGTCGTGTTGTCGCGGTGCAGGCGCAGTTCGCGGCTTCGCCGTACGTGGCGTTGTGGAACCGGCTCACCGACTTCGCCGCGGACGATCTTGATGCCGGTTTCGCCGACCGCGCGGTCGTCAAGGCGACTCTGATGCGGATCACGCTCCACGCGGTGCACGCCGACGACTACCAGGCGTTCCGCGAGGCGATGCAGGCGACGCTGTACGGCTCGCGCCTGGGTTTCCGCTTTTCCGCTTCGGGGCTTACGCCGGCGGACGGCGACGCGTTGGTGCCGGAGTTGCTGTCATTCGCCGACCGGGCCAGGACGGCCGCGGAGTTGAAGGCGTGGCTCGAAGAGCGCCTCGGCGCGGACAAGCAGCCGGAGGCGTGGTGGGGGCTCAAGGCGTACGCGCCCCTGCACCATGTTCCGACGGGCGGCCCCTGGTCGTTCGCCACCCGGTCGTCGTTCGTCGCGGCGCGAACCGGGCCGGTGCCCTCCGGGCGGCAGGGGGCAGGGCAGGCTCTGCAGGCCCTCGTCCTGCGCTACCTGGATGGGTTCGGTCCTGCCTCGGTGGCGGACGTGGCCCAGTTCGCCATGGTGCAACGCACGCCGGTCCGCGAGGCGCTCGACGCGCTCGGCGACTCCGTCGAGCGTTTCGAGGGGCCCGAGGGTGTGGTCCTGTTCGACACTCCGGGAGCCCTGCGCCCGCCCGAGGACACCCCGGCCCCGCCCCGGCTCATGGCGATGTGGGACAGCACCCTGCTCGCGTACGCCGACCGCAGCAGGATGATTCCCCCGTCGTATCGCCGACTCGTGATCCGCAACAACGGCGACGTGTTGCCCACCCTGCTGGTCGACGGCTACGTCGCAGGCGTGTGGCGCGCCGTCGACGGCGGCATCGAGGCCACGGCCTTCCACGAGCTCCCGGCCTCGGTCTGGGAGGCACTCGCGGCGGAAGCGCGTTCGCTGTCGGCGCTGCTGGCCGACCGCGACCCCCTCGTGTACGGCCGTTACCACCACTGGTGGGCCAAACTTCCCGAGGCCCGGACCCGCCTGCTGCCCGCTTGA
- a CDS encoding CehA/McbA family metallohydrolase: MPDSGFPPLQARGRGADWYRGDCHIHSVYSDGELTPEQLAADASTAGLDFIATTEHNSAHGHSSWGRHASDDFLILLGEEVTTRTGHWLALGIAPGQVIDWDYRAGDPAIDRCLGQVRESGGLCVAAHPHAPYPSGSFMYPCEDLDVIEVWNGLWTSDRPWNADNEAALAEWGQDLAQGIHEGRWQPAMGNSDTHLKGQIGIPHTVVFAEDLSTPAVLAAIRAGRSWIAESAAVDLSVTAVTAGRTAGIGERLATHGEPVTVRAHVRGVHSATVGFHTDRGETHCETLPDSGVGTIEWLTTSQDSAFVRIEVRHPHGHMAALTNPIVLT; this comes from the coding sequence ATGCCGGACTCGGGATTCCCGCCTCTTCAAGCACGTGGCCGAGGAGCCGACTGGTATCGCGGAGACTGCCACATCCACTCCGTGTATTCAGACGGTGAGCTGACTCCTGAGCAGTTGGCAGCCGACGCCAGCACAGCAGGACTCGACTTCATCGCCACCACGGAGCACAACTCCGCGCACGGGCACAGCTCCTGGGGGCGCCATGCCTCAGATGACTTCTTGATCCTCCTAGGTGAGGAGGTGACGACCAGGACCGGGCACTGGCTCGCTCTCGGCATTGCCCCGGGGCAGGTGATCGACTGGGACTATCGCGCGGGGGACCCGGCCATCGACCGATGTCTGGGCCAGGTCCGCGAGTCCGGTGGACTGTGCGTGGCCGCGCATCCGCACGCGCCCTACCCCTCAGGCAGCTTCATGTACCCCTGTGAGGATCTCGATGTGATCGAGGTATGGAACGGGCTGTGGACGTCGGACCGCCCGTGGAACGCCGACAACGAGGCCGCCCTCGCCGAGTGGGGACAAGACCTGGCGCAAGGAATACACGAGGGGCGCTGGCAACCGGCCATGGGCAACAGCGATACCCACCTCAAGGGTCAGATAGGCATCCCGCACACCGTCGTGTTCGCCGAGGATCTGAGCACGCCGGCCGTCCTCGCCGCAATCCGTGCGGGCCGCAGTTGGATCGCCGAGTCGGCTGCCGTCGACCTGTCGGTCACGGCCGTCACCGCCGGCCGCACAGCAGGGATCGGCGAACGGCTGGCAACCCACGGGGAACCTGTCACGGTGCGCGCGCACGTACGCGGTGTCCACTCGGCGACCGTCGGCTTCCACACCGACCGGGGCGAAACCCACTGCGAAACGCTGCCGGACTCTGGCGTGGGCACCATCGAGTGGCTCACGACATCGCAGGACTCGGCGTTCGTCCGGATCGAGGTACGCCATCCGCATGGCCATATGGCCGCTCTCACCAACCCGATCGTTCTGACGTGA
- a CDS encoding serine hydrolase domain-containing protein, whose translation MHVSGRRRRDLLVLSSLGAVLFATSTGTAAAKPPQADSLQRQVDAVHGTGAVGVSAEATSPDTRDSARAGTAERDTRRQMPRNGRFRIGSATKSFTATVVLQLVGEGRMSLEDTVEQWLPGVLHGNGNDGRQITVRQLLQHTSGISDDGLDIPALKSADGYQAERFRTYTPEELVGLAMQHPPIPSPSADWSYSNTNYILAAMITQKVTGRSWAQEVNDRIIRPLGLRDTSTPGTFPFITGPHAQGYAFGTGTGDGIDVTALNSSMAVGSGSVISTAHDLNRFYAALLGGRLLAPAQLDEMTTTVPAPELGVRYGLGLAEIPLSCGGSYFGHRGELLGYLTWGGATRDGTRTAVVYVTSDGGQDTQQAMTTLVDQELCRTRS comes from the coding sequence ATGCATGTGTCAGGAAGGCGTCGGCGGGACCTGCTTGTCCTGAGCAGCCTGGGCGCGGTTCTCTTCGCCACGTCGACCGGGACGGCGGCGGCGAAGCCGCCGCAGGCCGATTCGCTCCAGCGGCAGGTGGATGCGGTCCACGGCACCGGAGCCGTTGGTGTGTCCGCCGAGGCGACGTCACCGGACACACGTGACAGTGCGCGAGCCGGGACGGCCGAGAGGGACACCAGGAGGCAGATGCCACGGAATGGAAGATTTCGGATAGGCAGCGCGACCAAGAGCTTCACCGCCACGGTCGTCCTGCAACTCGTCGGCGAGGGGCGAATGTCCCTGGAGGACACCGTCGAACAGTGGCTGCCGGGAGTGCTCCACGGCAACGGCAACGACGGCAGGCAGATCACCGTGCGGCAGCTGCTGCAGCACACCAGCGGCATCAGTGACGACGGGCTGGACATACCCGCGTTGAAAAGCGCGGACGGCTATCAAGCCGAGCGGTTCCGCACGTACACCCCCGAGGAGTTGGTGGGGCTGGCGATGCAGCACCCGCCCATACCCTCCCCGAGCGCCGACTGGTCGTACTCCAACACCAACTACATTCTCGCCGCGATGATCACCCAAAAGGTCACCGGCCGGAGTTGGGCACAAGAGGTGAACGACCGGATCATCCGCCCACTGGGGCTGAGAGACACCAGTACGCCCGGCACCTTCCCGTTCATCACGGGCCCGCACGCCCAGGGCTACGCGTTCGGCACCGGCACCGGCGATGGCATCGACGTCACGGCGCTCAATTCGAGTATGGCCGTCGGCTCCGGATCGGTCATCAGTACCGCGCACGACCTGAACCGGTTCTACGCCGCGCTGCTCGGCGGCCGTCTGCTGGCTCCGGCGCAACTCGACGAGATGACGACCACCGTGCCCGCGCCCGAGCTGGGTGTGAGGTATGGACTCGGTCTGGCCGAGATCCCGTTGTCCTGTGGCGGCAGCTACTTCGGTCACCGGGGTGAACTGCTCGGCTATCTCACCTGGGGTGGCGCCACCCGAGACGGGACCCGGACCGCCGTGGTGTACGTCACCAGTGACGGCGGCCAAGACACTCAGCAGGCCATGACCACACTTGTGGACCAGGAACTGTGCCGGACCCGCTCCTAG
- a CDS encoding MOSC domain-containing protein — translation MARVTAVSSNGTYSFSKPNRPSVMLLAGLGVEGDVHAGETIKHQFRMTYEPDLPNLRQVHLIHEELFDELAAKGFAVAAGALGENITTRGVDLLGLPTGALLHLGEEAVVEVTGLRNPCAKINGFQQGLLQEVFELDATTGEFVFKSGIMGVVRHGGNVRPGDVIEVELPVGPHRPLERV, via the coding sequence ATGGCACGCGTTACGGCTGTGAGCAGCAATGGGACGTACTCGTTCAGTAAGCCGAACCGCCCGAGCGTCATGCTCCTCGCCGGTCTCGGCGTGGAGGGCGACGTCCACGCGGGGGAGACCATCAAGCACCAGTTCCGTATGACGTACGAGCCTGATCTGCCCAACCTGCGTCAGGTGCACCTCATCCACGAGGAACTCTTCGACGAACTCGCCGCCAAGGGGTTCGCCGTCGCGGCGGGCGCGCTCGGGGAGAACATCACCACGCGCGGGGTCGACCTGCTCGGCCTCCCCACCGGGGCGCTGCTGCACCTCGGTGAGGAGGCGGTCGTGGAGGTGACGGGGCTGCGCAACCCGTGCGCGAAGATCAACGGGTTCCAGCAGGGCCTGCTCCAGGAGGTCTTCGAACTCGACGCCACGACGGGGGAGTTCGTATTCAAGTCCGGGATCATGGGGGTGGTCCGGCACGGGGGGAATGTCCGCCCCGGTGACGTGATCGAAGTCGAGCTGCCCGTCGGCCCCCACCGTCCATTGGAACGCGTCTAG
- a CDS encoding GOLPH3/VPS74 family protein has protein sequence MAITLAEEIMLLSLDDESGSAKQREAASWAVSGGILLELVLAGKVSVKGKYLELVDTTPTGDALADSRTALIETWMRGRGKCRVTDWLTKDRSKAVAATLESLCQRGVVVDEKHKVLGVFPIRRYPEADGAVERELRERLRAVVLDGAVPDSRTAGLIALVHSAKLHRLAFPDDHGKQVASRMEEVATGQWAAESVRAAIRDMQAAMVAVTVITVAAVGS, from the coding sequence ATGGCGATCACGCTGGCCGAAGAGATCATGCTGCTGTCCCTGGATGACGAGTCCGGATCGGCGAAGCAGCGGGAAGCCGCCAGCTGGGCGGTGTCGGGCGGGATCCTGCTCGAACTGGTGCTGGCAGGGAAGGTTTCAGTCAAGGGCAAATACCTCGAACTGGTGGACACCACTCCGACCGGAGACGCGTTGGCCGACAGTCGGACGGCACTGATCGAGACCTGGATGCGGGGTCGCGGCAAGTGCCGGGTGACGGACTGGCTGACGAAGGACCGGTCCAAGGCCGTCGCCGCGACTCTCGAGAGCCTGTGCCAGCGTGGGGTGGTCGTGGACGAGAAGCACAAGGTACTCGGCGTGTTCCCGATACGTCGCTACCCCGAGGCCGACGGCGCGGTGGAACGGGAACTGCGGGAACGGCTCCGGGCCGTGGTGCTGGACGGCGCCGTTCCGGACTCACGGACAGCGGGCCTCATCGCGCTGGTCCACTCGGCCAAACTGCACCGTCTGGCTTTCCCCGACGACCACGGCAAGCAGGTTGCCTCGCGGATGGAGGAGGTCGCCACAGGGCAATGGGCGGCCGAGAGTGTCCGCGCCGCCATCCGTGACATGCAGGCGGCGATGGTCGCAGTCACTGTGATTACCGTCGCCGCAGTTGGCAGCTAG
- a CDS encoding aldo/keto reductase translates to MRYRTLGKTGIEVSVHCLGTMMFQDGFNPDHDDCVRIIHAALDEGINFVDTADMYGQGESEEIVGKALRGRRDDVVLATKVHFPMGEGRNRGGNSRRWILKAVEDSLRRLNTDWIDLYQVHFPDHRTDIEETLSVLTDLVHQGKIRAFGCSNYQAEEIVEAHHVSERRNLGRFRTDQPPYSILARGIEASLLPVCERYGMGVLVWSPLAFGFLTGKHRKDQPIDLATGRAAVRPAFFDPAIAENTAKLDAVEQLIDLATSIGCTLPQLAIAFTVAHPAVTSAIIGPRTMQQLEDLLKGAALTLDDAALDRIDEIVPPGTNLYNPATSFPPRSLTETALRRRSLTERSAA, encoded by the coding sequence ATGCGTTACCGCACTCTCGGCAAAACCGGTATCGAGGTCAGCGTCCACTGCCTCGGGACCATGATGTTCCAGGACGGCTTCAACCCCGACCACGACGATTGCGTCCGCATCATCCACGCCGCCCTCGACGAGGGAATCAACTTCGTCGACACCGCGGACATGTACGGACAGGGCGAGTCCGAGGAAATAGTGGGAAAGGCGCTTCGGGGTCGCCGTGACGACGTCGTACTCGCCACCAAGGTCCACTTCCCCATGGGTGAGGGCCGCAACCGCGGTGGCAACTCACGGCGTTGGATCCTCAAGGCCGTCGAGGACAGCCTCAGGCGCCTGAACACCGATTGGATCGACCTCTATCAGGTTCACTTCCCGGACCACCGCACCGACATCGAGGAGACGCTCTCGGTACTCACCGACCTCGTGCACCAGGGAAAGATCCGCGCCTTCGGCTGCTCGAACTACCAGGCCGAGGAGATCGTCGAGGCACACCACGTCTCCGAGCGGCGCAATCTCGGACGCTTCCGCACCGACCAGCCGCCCTACTCGATCCTCGCCCGCGGGATCGAAGCCTCGCTCCTGCCCGTCTGCGAGCGCTACGGGATGGGTGTACTGGTCTGGAGCCCCCTCGCCTTCGGATTCCTCACCGGCAAGCACCGCAAGGACCAGCCCATCGACCTGGCAACCGGCCGTGCCGCGGTCCGGCCGGCGTTCTTCGATCCTGCGATCGCCGAAAACACCGCCAAGCTCGACGCCGTCGAGCAACTCATCGACCTCGCGACGAGCATCGGCTGCACCCTCCCTCAGCTCGCCATAGCATTCACCGTGGCCCACCCCGCCGTCACCTCGGCGATCATCGGACCACGGACCATGCAACAGCTGGAGGACCTGCTCAAGGGCGCCGCGCTCACCCTCGACGATGCAGCCCTCGACCGGATCGACGAAATCGTGCCGCCCGGGACGAACCTGTACAACCCAGCAACCTCATTCCCCCCGCGATCACTGACCGAGACCGCCTTGCGGCGCCGCTCACTCACCGAACGCTCCGCAGCCTGA
- a CDS encoding dihydrofolate reductase family protein has translation MRSVTYSMGVSLDGYIVGPDGGFEWTAPDEEVFRFWIDEIRQVGVHLLGRRLYETMLYWETADQDPTLDAPTREWIALWKPLPKVVFSTTLSAVQGNARLVSGGLAEEIERLRAEPGEGDIAIGGATLAAEAAASGLIDEYQAIVHPVLVGGGIPFFPRDERRVDLELVETRTFNSKFVYLRYRVAR, from the coding sequence ATGCGCAGCGTGACCTATTCGATGGGCGTTTCACTCGACGGATACATCGTCGGGCCGGACGGCGGCTTCGAATGGACGGCCCCCGACGAGGAGGTCTTCCGCTTCTGGATCGACGAGATTCGACAGGTCGGCGTCCACCTCTTGGGACGACGGCTGTACGAGACGATGCTGTACTGGGAGACCGCCGACCAGGATCCAACGCTCGACGCCCCCACGCGTGAGTGGATCGCGCTCTGGAAGCCGCTCCCCAAAGTGGTGTTCTCCACCACGCTGTCGGCGGTGCAGGGCAATGCCCGCCTGGTCTCCGGCGGCCTGGCGGAGGAGATCGAGCGGCTGCGAGCCGAGCCGGGGGAGGGCGACATCGCGATCGGCGGCGCGACTCTCGCTGCCGAGGCGGCCGCGTCGGGTCTGATCGACGAGTACCAGGCCATCGTCCACCCGGTGCTGGTTGGCGGTGGCATTCCCTTCTTTCCCCGGGACGAGCGCCGGGTGGATCTCGAACTCGTCGAGACACGCACCTTCAACTCGAAATTCGTCTACCTCCGCTACCGCGTGGCGCGCTAG
- a CDS encoding class I SAM-dependent methyltransferase, with protein MERVTDVPETLTQPADTAQVNDYDSFAEAYSADNEKNILNAYYERPAMTALAGDVAGRRILDAGCGSGPLSAALRERGAVVTGIDSSAGMVALARRRLGDDAALHVVDLKDPLPFADGAFDDVVASLVLHYLEDWGPTLAEMRRVLKPGGRLIASVQHPFVDYAIQNPRPDYFATTSYTCDMTFGGQSVPMSFWRRPLHAMTDAFTAAGFRLSVISEPQPDPAARELFPDDFDALSTKIGFLFFVVEVPPTAG; from the coding sequence ATGGAACGCGTAACCGACGTGCCCGAGACTCTCACCCAGCCTGCGGATACGGCCCAGGTGAATGACTACGACAGCTTCGCCGAGGCGTACTCGGCGGACAACGAGAAGAACATCCTGAACGCGTACTACGAGCGTCCCGCGATGACGGCCCTCGCCGGAGACGTGGCCGGCCGCCGGATCCTGGACGCGGGCTGCGGCTCGGGCCCCCTGTCCGCTGCACTGCGCGAGCGTGGTGCCGTCGTCACCGGCATCGACTCCAGCGCGGGGATGGTGGCATTGGCCAGGCGGCGGCTCGGCGACGACGCGGCCTTGCACGTGGTCGACCTGAAGGACCCCCTGCCGTTCGCGGACGGCGCGTTCGACGACGTGGTCGCGTCGCTGGTGCTGCACTATCTGGAGGACTGGGGGCCGACGCTGGCCGAGATGCGGCGCGTACTCAAGCCCGGTGGTCGCCTGATCGCGTCAGTCCAGCACCCCTTCGTGGACTACGCGATCCAGAACCCTCGGCCCGACTACTTCGCGACCACCAGCTATACCTGCGACATGACGTTCGGCGGACAGTCCGTCCCGATGAGCTTCTGGCGCAGGCCGTTGCACGCGATGACGGACGCTTTCACCGCCGCCGGCTTCCGCCTCTCCGTCATCAGCGAGCCGCAGCCCGACCCGGCCGCCCGCGAGCTCTTCCCCGACGACTTCGACGCCCTTTCGACCAAGATCGGCTTCCTGTTCTTCGTCGTCGAGGTCCCGCCGACGGCAGGGTGA
- a CDS encoding class I SAM-dependent methyltransferase, with amino-acid sequence MDWRTWHDQYDRPDSWMTHRLTAVQTQIRAVLDSSPSGPLRVISLCAGQGRDLLEVLADHPRREDVRARLVELDPRNSAFAEETARSAGLDHVDVVTADASLTDHYAGMAPADLVLVCGVFGNIADEDIERTIDSCAQLCRTGGAVIWTRHRAAPDRVPLICEWFEGRGFELRWLSDPDAGFGVGVHRFTGEPQPLVTGMSMFSFVGYDVLKRASPQAGDV; translated from the coding sequence ATGGACTGGCGAACTTGGCATGACCAATACGATCGTCCCGACTCGTGGATGACCCATCGACTGACGGCAGTTCAGACGCAGATCCGGGCCGTCTTGGACAGCAGCCCGTCCGGCCCCCTGCGAGTGATCAGCCTGTGCGCCGGCCAGGGGCGTGATCTGCTGGAGGTGTTGGCCGACCATCCCCGCCGCGAGGACGTGCGTGCGCGTCTGGTCGAGTTGGACCCACGGAATTCCGCCTTCGCTGAGGAGACGGCTCGATCGGCCGGCCTGGACCACGTGGACGTGGTGACGGCGGATGCCTCGCTCACCGATCACTACGCCGGCATGGCGCCGGCCGACCTCGTGCTGGTCTGTGGAGTGTTCGGCAATATCGCCGACGAGGACATCGAGCGCACGATCGACTCGTGCGCCCAACTGTGCCGGACCGGCGGCGCCGTCATCTGGACCCGTCACCGTGCCGCTCCCGACCGGGTGCCGCTGATCTGTGAGTGGTTCGAGGGGCGTGGGTTCGAGCTGCGGTGGCTGTCGGATCCGGATGCGGGCTTCGGCGTCGGTGTGCACCGCTTCACCGGCGAACCACAGCCCCTCGTCACCGGCATGAGCATGTTCAGCTTTGTCGGATACGACGTGCTCAAGCGAGCGAGCCCGCAGGCAGGAGACGTCTGA
- a CDS encoding AI-2E family transporter, with protein MSATLSSTKTAAALRTTARVSVELLLVLVAAAAVVWALGWMWPVVWPIVVGLFLTTLTWPPTRFLRSRGWRPALAASFVTILFLLVVTAIVALIAVPVTSQSGELADGVVDGIQQLREWAAGPPLNIGDDQISGAFDTAIARVQDSIGSMVTAVATGLSTVLNGVVTAFLALFLMFFFLKDGPRFLPWLTRQLPGRLATDVPIVAARSWETLGSFVRSQAFVGVLDAVFIGAGLWILGVPLALPLAVLTFISAFVPIVGALFAGLVAVLIALVSNGLTDALIVLAIIVVVQQLEGNVFQPMIQSRGLGLHAAVVLLAVTLGGSLAGIVGSLLAVPAAALVAVVWNYLREQLSEPQVEPEPDDDSLVGAAVAS; from the coding sequence ATGTCTGCCACGTTGAGCTCCACGAAAACCGCCGCCGCGCTACGAACAACAGCACGTGTCTCCGTCGAGTTGCTGCTGGTCCTCGTCGCCGCCGCGGCGGTCGTGTGGGCGCTGGGCTGGATGTGGCCGGTCGTCTGGCCGATCGTCGTGGGCCTCTTCCTCACCACGCTGACCTGGCCCCCCACCCGCTTCCTCCGCAGCCGCGGATGGCGTCCCGCCCTGGCGGCGTCGTTCGTGACGATCCTGTTCCTTCTCGTGGTCACGGCCATCGTGGCGCTGATCGCGGTGCCGGTGACCTCCCAGTCCGGCGAGCTGGCCGACGGAGTGGTCGATGGCATCCAGCAGCTGCGCGAGTGGGCCGCCGGTCCGCCGCTCAACATCGGTGACGACCAGATCTCGGGTGCCTTCGACACCGCGATCGCGCGCGTCCAGGACAGCATCGGCAGCATGGTCACGGCTGTCGCCACGGGCCTCAGCACCGTGTTGAACGGAGTCGTCACCGCCTTCCTCGCGCTGTTCCTGATGTTCTTCTTCCTCAAGGACGGGCCGCGATTCCTGCCCTGGCTCACGCGCCAGCTCCCGGGACGGCTCGCCACCGACGTGCCGATCGTGGCCGCGCGCAGCTGGGAGACCCTGGGCTCCTTCGTCCGCTCCCAGGCATTCGTCGGAGTGCTCGATGCCGTCTTCATCGGTGCCGGCCTGTGGATCCTGGGCGTGCCCCTGGCGCTTCCGCTGGCCGTACTCACCTTCATCTCGGCGTTCGTGCCCATCGTGGGTGCCCTGTTCGCAGGGCTGGTGGCGGTGCTCATCGCCCTGGTGTCGAACGGCCTGACGGACGCGCTGATCGTGCTGGCCATCATCGTTGTGGTGCAGCAACTCGAGGGCAACGTGTTCCAGCCCATGATCCAGAGCCGTGGGCTCGGACTGCACGCGGCGGTGGTCCTGCTGGCGGTGACGTTGGGCGGCAGCCTGGCCGGCATCGTGGGCAGCCTGCTCGCCGTACCGGCAGCGGCTCTGGTCGCGGTGGTCTGGAACTACCTGCGCGAGCAGCTCAGCGAGCCGCAGGTGGAGCCGGAGCCCGACGACGACTCGCTCGTCGGCGCCGCCGTCGCTTCGTAG
- a CDS encoding DinB family protein encodes MTWTAPPVERTKQLGELGTVAERQMLEGWLNWHRETLLAKCTGLEPDQLARTTVEPSNLNLHGLVRHMAEVERWWFRRSFAGEAVGDVFTGPSDGNEGLDGVPAADAEKDFGLYRTEVSTCDAAAAGHDLDETFMSSRGVSLSLRWVYMLMIQEYTRHNGHADFLRERTDGVTGD; translated from the coding sequence ATGACATGGACAGCGCCACCGGTCGAGCGCACGAAGCAGCTGGGCGAACTGGGCACCGTAGCCGAGCGCCAGATGTTGGAGGGCTGGCTGAATTGGCACCGAGAAACGCTGCTCGCCAAATGCACCGGCCTCGAGCCGGACCAATTGGCGCGGACGACCGTAGAGCCGTCGAACCTCAATCTCCACGGCCTGGTCCGGCACATGGCGGAGGTAGAACGATGGTGGTTCCGGCGAAGCTTCGCGGGTGAGGCTGTCGGCGATGTCTTCACCGGCCCGTCCGACGGCAATGAGGGACTCGACGGGGTTCCCGCAGCCGATGCGGAGAAAGACTTCGGGCTGTACCGGACCGAGGTCAGCACGTGCGACGCGGCGGCGGCCGGGCACGACCTCGACGAGACCTTCATGTCCTCGCGCGGAGTTTCGCTCAGCCTGCGGTGGGTCTACATGTTGATGATCCAGGAGTACACCCGCCACAACGGCCACGCCGACTTCCTGCGAGAGCGGACCGACGGGGTAACGGGTGACTGA
- a CDS encoding DUF6355 family natural product biosynthesis protein, which produces MRVRQSLLSAGAAAALMLGLAPAASATATAGHAATALNPCGFYETGSDARYNHCTSDGSNVIIEVEVFGPNYERCVGPGDTWLGSASRIQGAHYVGRTC; this is translated from the coding sequence ATGCGTGTTCGTCAATCGCTGCTGTCCGCCGGTGCCGCCGCCGCACTGATGCTGGGCCTGGCTCCGGCTGCGAGTGCCACGGCCACCGCAGGCCACGCGGCAACTGCCCTGAACCCCTGCGGGTTCTACGAGACCGGCTCCGACGCCCGCTACAACCACTGCACGTCCGACGGTTCGAACGTCATCATCGAAGTCGAGGTCTTCGGCCCCAACTACGAACGTTGCGTGGGCCCCGGCGACACCTGGCTGGGGTCGGCGAGCAGGATTCAGGGAGCGCACTACGTAGGCCGCACCTGCTGA
- a CDS encoding MerR family transcriptional regulator: MAEITTSLSIGQVAERTGLSVHALRFYEREGLFVNPVRRGPGGRRVYSRDDVDWLTVCIILRASGMPLPALSRYADLVREGAGNEEERLALMREHQAHVTTQIGRLTESLDLIRFKVGVYEDLLDQGDAAAHQCHAPSPSADEERTPLLRHEAVVE; encoded by the coding sequence ATGGCTGAGATCACCACAAGTCTGAGCATCGGACAGGTCGCCGAACGCACCGGCTTGAGCGTTCACGCGTTGCGCTTCTACGAGCGCGAGGGCCTGTTCGTCAATCCCGTTCGACGCGGACCTGGTGGGCGCCGCGTCTACAGCCGGGATGACGTCGACTGGCTGACCGTCTGCATCATTCTCCGTGCCTCAGGCATGCCCCTGCCCGCGCTCAGCCGGTACGCCGACCTCGTGCGAGAGGGAGCCGGTAACGAGGAAGAACGGCTCGCGCTCATGCGCGAGCACCAAGCACACGTCACCACCCAGATCGGCAGGCTCACCGAGTCCCTGGACCTGATCCGATTCAAGGTCGGCGTGTACGAGGACCTTCTGGACCAAGGCGACGCCGCCGCCCATCAATGTCACGCCCCATCCCCTTCGGCTGACGAAGAACGCACGCCACTGCTGCGCCACGAAGCAGTGGTCGAGTAG